In Oceanobacillus sp. FSL K6-2867, one DNA window encodes the following:
- a CDS encoding succinate dehydrogenase cytochrome b558 subunit: MAEHREFYYRRLHSLLGVVPIGIFMVQHLVINHFAVYGEESFNRAAGFMAGLPFVLLLEIFVIYLPILFHAILGVYIVFVARNNTRKYGFFRNWMFRLQRITGIITLVFIAWHVWETRVQIGLGNVDLDYSLMEGILTNPFMFWFYVAGVVSAVFHFANGLWSFLVSWGITQSPKSQKIATYAVIVVFFAISYIGVRTLIQFAYGV; this comes from the coding sequence ATGGCAGAGCATCGTGAGTTTTATTACAGAAGATTGCATTCATTGTTAGGTGTTGTTCCAATTGGTATTTTTATGGTTCAGCATTTAGTAATCAATCATTTTGCTGTGTATGGAGAAGAGAGTTTTAATCGGGCAGCAGGATTTATGGCAGGGCTTCCATTTGTATTACTACTGGAAATCTTCGTCATCTATCTACCAATTTTATTTCACGCAATTTTAGGGGTATATATAGTATTTGTTGCACGCAACAATACTAGAAAATATGGCTTCTTCCGAAACTGGATGTTTAGATTGCAGCGAATTACGGGTATTATAACGCTAGTTTTCATAGCATGGCATGTATGGGAAACTCGAGTGCAGATCGGCTTAGGTAATGTAGACCTTGATTACAGCTTGATGGAAGGTATTTTAACTAACCCATTTATGTTCTGGTTCTACGTAGCGGGGGTAGTTTCCGCAGTATTTCACTTTGCTAATGGTTTGTGGAGCTTTTTGGTTTCATGGGGCATTACGCAGTCACCAAAATCGCAAAAGATTGCTACATATGCTGTAATCGTTGTTTTCTTTGCAATCAGCTATATTGGTGTTAGAACCTTAATTCAATTTGCGTACGGTGTTTAA
- a CDS encoding YslB family protein produces the protein MSKKHQTLNLSHLEDLHTPGAGYDILRYVSLPDLLGQETEPILYFMGRNLARKFEITSIDEIVYLFEKLGWGTLDLIKQNKNMFVFHLLSDSVVLRLNAPFHVDFRFEAGFLAEAIQQVEGIECECVEEVNKRIHQIEFSVFITN, from the coding sequence ATGTCAAAAAAGCATCAAACATTAAATTTATCACATCTTGAAGATTTACACACACCAGGGGCTGGCTACGACATCCTGCGATATGTAAGCTTACCTGATTTACTTGGTCAAGAAACAGAACCGATACTGTATTTTATGGGAAGAAATCTCGCACGTAAATTTGAAATTACATCAATTGATGAGATTGTATACCTGTTCGAGAAACTTGGCTGGGGAACACTCGACTTAATTAAACAAAATAAAAATATGTTTGTTTTTCATTTATTATCTGACTCCGTTGTCTTGCGGTTAAATGCTCCATTCCATGTTGACTTTCGGTTTGAAGCTGGATTTCTGGCAGAAGCTATTCAACAAGTAGAAGGTATAGAATGTGAATGTGTCGAAGAGGTCAACAAGCGTATTCATCAAATAGAGTTTTCCGTTTTTATAACAAACTAG
- a CDS encoding metal-binding protein ZinT yields MKSLFAKGIGIVIISLLVLLFGCQNADLQEGKAEEQEKKESSSSALHDHDSSNNHQAPEEVDIQGAADHYHTGDIVELTAVFEKGKEFDHWHWYIRDNQEVGWTLSEDQEGSSFKGEAINNGQQIKAVLFNDEHEAYVQSAPIEIVIDDHHGHDHHHSHDEQIYNGYFEDSQVKDRELSDWEGDWQSVYPYLQDGTLDEVFSYKSEHDGDMSAKGYKEYYKHGYETDVDRIIIEGNTVTFFNNDNKLTGEYVYDGYEILTYEAGNRGVRFIFKLADKNDELPQFIQFSDHNIYPTVAEHYHLYWGNDREALLEEVEHWPTYYPKDMDGASIVHDMIAH; encoded by the coding sequence ATGAAAAGTTTATTTGCAAAGGGGATAGGAATAGTAATTATTAGTCTTCTAGTTTTGTTGTTCGGCTGCCAGAACGCTGATTTGCAAGAAGGTAAGGCAGAGGAGCAAGAGAAAAAGGAATCATCTTCCAGTGCATTACATGATCATGACAGCAGTAACAATCATCAAGCACCAGAGGAAGTTGATATCCAAGGAGCAGCAGATCATTATCACACTGGGGATATTGTCGAACTAACGGCTGTATTTGAAAAAGGAAAAGAATTTGATCATTGGCACTGGTACATAAGAGATAATCAAGAGGTTGGATGGACTCTTAGTGAAGATCAAGAAGGCAGCAGTTTTAAAGGTGAGGCTATCAATAATGGTCAACAAATAAAAGCGGTTCTTTTCAATGATGAACATGAAGCTTATGTACAATCGGCACCAATAGAAATTGTGATTGATGATCATCATGGTCACGACCATCACCATAGTCATGATGAACAAATTTACAATGGTTATTTCGAAGACAGTCAAGTTAAGGATCGTGAACTTTCTGATTGGGAAGGAGACTGGCAGTCCGTTTATCCATACTTGCAGGATGGTACGTTGGATGAAGTGTTTTCTTATAAATCAGAGCATGATGGAGACATGAGTGCTAAAGGATATAAGGAATATTACAAGCATGGATACGAAACTGATGTTGACCGTATTATCATAGAAGGCAATACGGTGACGTTCTTTAATAATGACAACAAACTTACAGGTGAATATGTTTATGACGGTTATGAAATCTTAACGTATGAAGCAGGAAATAGAGGAGTTCGATTTATTTTTAAATTAGCAGATAAAAACGATGAGCTTCCACAATTTATTCAATTCAGTGATCATAATATCTATCCAACAGTGGCTGAACATTACCACTTGTATTGGGGGAACGATCGTGAAGCATTATTAGAAGAAGTAGAACATTGGCCAACATATTACCCAAAAGATATGGATGGAGCTAGTATCGTCCATGATATGATTGCACATTAA
- a CDS encoding MarR family transcriptional regulator, which translates to MEKQLRYISGMIKQNGRKILNNYPITSPQFVALQWLLEEGDLTIGELSNKISLAFSTTTDLVDRMEKNELVERVRDTNDRRVVRIHLLEKGKTIIREVIQERQDYLGKVLNKFSEDEKLSLNHLLDFLYQEMKIVNGK; encoded by the coding sequence ATGGAGAAGCAGCTCCGTTATATATCTGGAATGATCAAACAAAATGGTCGTAAAATCTTAAACAATTATCCAATTACATCACCTCAATTCGTTGCTTTGCAATGGCTGTTAGAAGAAGGTGATTTAACGATTGGAGAGCTATCCAATAAAATTAGTCTGGCATTTAGCACTACGACGGATTTGGTTGATCGTATGGAGAAAAATGAACTTGTTGAAAGAGTACGTGATACAAATGACAGAAGGGTCGTTCGAATCCATTTATTAGAAAAAGGGAAAACAATAATTCGTGAAGTAATACAGGAAAGACAAGACTATCTAGGTAAAGTTCTTAATAAATTCAGCGAAGATGAGAAGCTTTCACTAAATCATTTATTAGATTTCCTATATCAGGAAATGAAAATAGTGAATGGAAAATAA
- the racE gene encoding glutamate racemase — protein sequence MDKAIGVIDSGVGGLTVVHELMRQLPKEKLIYIGDTARCPYGPRTEEEVKKFTWEMVEFLLTKNIKMLVIACNTATAFTLKDLKEKLDIPVIGVIKPGARAAIKFTNNNQVGIIGTEGTVRSGAYELALKKIKSDIHVNALACPLFVPMVEKGILSGEQAKKVVEESLVPLKKDKEMDVLILGCTHYPLLKNTIQEVIGDHVTVISSSEETAREASTILDVHHLLNKVEHPPVHQFYATGELEIFIEISKGIFKDGNFQMLTIRKANLG from the coding sequence TTGGATAAAGCAATTGGTGTAATCGACTCCGGTGTCGGCGGCTTAACGGTAGTTCATGAGCTCATGAGACAGCTGCCAAAGGAGAAGTTAATTTATATAGGGGATACAGCAAGATGTCCATATGGACCAAGGACTGAAGAAGAGGTAAAGAAATTCACATGGGAAATGGTAGAATTTTTATTAACAAAAAATATTAAAATGCTTGTTATCGCATGTAATACTGCAACTGCTTTTACATTGAAGGACCTAAAAGAAAAATTGGATATTCCAGTCATTGGCGTTATAAAGCCTGGTGCAAGAGCAGCAATTAAATTTACAAACAATAATCAAGTCGGAATTATTGGAACAGAGGGTACGGTAAGAAGTGGTGCATACGAGCTGGCATTAAAAAAAATAAAATCAGATATTCATGTAAATGCACTAGCTTGTCCTTTGTTTGTCCCAATGGTGGAAAAAGGGATTCTTAGCGGTGAGCAGGCCAAAAAGGTAGTGGAAGAATCACTGGTTCCATTAAAAAAAGACAAAGAAATGGATGTCCTTATTTTAGGGTGTACTCATTATCCACTATTGAAAAATACAATCCAAGAAGTGATCGGAGACCATGTGACCGTTATTTCCTCAAGCGAGGAAACTGCAAGAGAAGCAAGTACCATTTTAGATGTTCATCATTTATTGAATAAAGTGGAACATCCACCTGTTCATCAATTTTATGCAACTGGCGAGCTGGAAATTTTTATCGAAATTTCAAAAGGGATTTTTAAAGATGGAAATTTTCAAATGCTGACAATCAGAAAAGCAAATCTTGGATAA
- the sdhB gene encoding succinate dehydrogenase iron-sulfur subunit, protein MAEQSTVTFIITRQDGPDSAPYEEIFEIPYRKNMNVISGLMEIRQNPVNAKGEKSTPVMWDMNCLEEVCGACSMVINGTARQSCAALVDQLEQPIRLEPMSTFPVIRDLIVDRERMFDALKQVKAWIPIDGTHDLGPGPRMPEKKRQWAYELSKCMTCGVCLEACPNVNDKSNFIGPAAISQARLFNAHPTGEMNKSDRLNGLMEDGGIDGCGNSQNCVQVCPKGIPLTTSIAAMNRATNIQAFKNFFGSDNAH, encoded by the coding sequence ATGGCTGAACAAAGTACAGTTACTTTTATTATAACTAGACAAGACGGCCCGGATTCTGCTCCTTATGAGGAAATATTTGAAATTCCTTACCGGAAAAACATGAATGTTATATCCGGACTCATGGAGATCAGACAAAATCCAGTAAACGCAAAAGGGGAAAAATCAACGCCTGTTATGTGGGATATGAACTGTCTTGAAGAAGTTTGCGGTGCATGTTCCATGGTTATCAATGGTACCGCTAGACAATCATGTGCTGCTTTGGTCGATCAGCTCGAGCAGCCAATTCGACTTGAGCCAATGTCTACATTCCCGGTTATTCGTGATTTAATCGTTGACCGTGAACGTATGTTTGATGCATTAAAACAAGTAAAAGCTTGGATTCCAATTGATGGTACCCATGATTTAGGACCTGGTCCGAGAATGCCTGAAAAGAAACGCCAATGGGCTTATGAGCTTTCTAAATGTATGACTTGCGGGGTTTGTTTAGAAGCTTGTCCAAATGTGAACGACAAATCGAACTTCATTGGACCGGCTGCAATTTCACAAGCACGCCTATTCAATGCACATCCAACAGGTGAAATGAATAAGAGTGACCGCTTGAATGGATTAATGGAAGACGGTGGAATTGATGGTTGCGGAAACTCTCAAAACTGTGTACAGGTGTGTCCAAAAGGCATTCCATTAACGACATCAATTGCGGCAATGAACCGTGCGACAAACATTCAAGCATTTAAAAACTTCTTTGGCAGTGACAACGCACATTAA
- a CDS encoding XTP/dITP diphosphatase, giving the protein MKHIIIATKNQGKAKEFKEFFAEKSIEALSLLDLDQAIPDVEETGSTFEENAALKAEQIAALLNIPVLADDSGLIIDALGGRPGLFSARYAGEPKDDKANINKVLAELEDVPVVKRTARFICVLAIAVPGRETTFRTGYCEGRITDSEKGENGFGYDPIFIADGYGVTMAELDPQEKNRISHRRNAIIQLEKWIHTL; this is encoded by the coding sequence ATGAAACATATTATTATTGCTACAAAAAATCAAGGAAAAGCAAAGGAATTTAAGGAGTTTTTTGCAGAAAAATCAATTGAAGCCTTATCATTACTTGATTTAGATCAAGCAATTCCAGATGTCGAGGAAACTGGATCAACCTTTGAAGAAAATGCTGCTCTAAAAGCTGAGCAAATTGCAGCATTATTAAACATACCGGTACTTGCTGATGATTCCGGCTTAATAATCGATGCGCTAGGTGGACGTCCGGGCCTTTTTTCTGCACGATATGCAGGTGAGCCAAAAGACGACAAGGCGAACATTAATAAGGTTTTAGCGGAGTTGGAAGATGTACCCGTTGTTAAACGTACAGCACGTTTTATTTGTGTATTAGCAATCGCTGTACCTGGGAGAGAAACAACTTTTCGGACTGGATATTGCGAAGGAAGAATAACCGATTCGGAAAAGGGAGAAAATGGTTTCGGTTATGACCCGATTTTCATAGCAGATGGATATGGGGTTACCATGGCAGAATTAGACCCACAAGAAAAGAATCGAATCAGCCATCGCAGAAATGCGATTATTCAGTTAGAAAAATGGATACATACGTTATAA
- a CDS encoding response regulator transcription factor — protein sequence MKDNEYKPKQLLTKREKEVFELLVQDKTTKEIAQELFISEKTVRNHISNAMQKLGVKGRSQAVVELLRMGELKL from the coding sequence TTGAAGGACAACGAGTATAAACCGAAGCAATTACTGACCAAACGCGAAAAAGAAGTGTTTGAACTATTAGTGCAGGATAAGACAACAAAAGAAATAGCACAAGAATTGTTTATTTCCGAAAAAACTGTCCGGAACCATATTTCAAATGCTATGCAAAAATTGGGAGTTAAGGGGCGGTCTCAAGCCGTAGTAGAACTTCTTCGCATGGGGGAATTAAAGCTCTGA
- a CDS encoding metallophosphoesterase — translation MAEVLILSDSHGLSNEVVAIKERHDVKWSIHCGDSELEFDADELQGFYRVGGNCDFDVRYPDEQTIELDGLTFYITHGHLFDVKMNLMRLSYRAEEENAQVVCFGHSHIAGAEKVEKKLFINPGSIRLPKGRNEKTYAIMRWDDPSDITIHFYNVNGELVEALTKNVSI, via the coding sequence TTGGCAGAAGTATTAATTTTAAGTGATAGTCATGGTTTGTCAAATGAAGTTGTTGCTATAAAAGAAAGGCACGACGTGAAATGGTCAATTCATTGTGGGGACTCAGAACTGGAATTCGATGCAGACGAGCTTCAAGGCTTCTACAGGGTAGGAGGAAATTGTGATTTCGACGTCCGCTACCCAGATGAACAAACAATAGAGCTTGATGGGTTGACTTTTTATATTACACATGGACATCTTTTTGATGTGAAAATGAATCTAATGCGGCTATCATACCGAGCAGAAGAAGAAAATGCGCAAGTAGTTTGCTTTGGGCATTCACATATCGCAGGTGCAGAAAAAGTCGAAAAGAAGCTCTTTATCAACCCGGGGAGTATCCGACTGCCTAAAGGAAGAAATGAAAAAACTTATGCTATCATGCGATGGGATGATCCTTCAGATATAACTATTCATTTTTATAATGTAAATGGGGAGTTAGTGGAAGCTCTAACAAAAAACGTATCAATATAA
- a CDS encoding GerMN domain-containing protein — MHKRAKLLIGTISISVILSGCFKGEQSMEEMDPPPNAEAVDNLENISEEDAVNKENEENVNEKADSEETVARQLYLMDANGMVAPQTIELPNTKQVAHQVVEYLVKGGPVTEMLPNGFQAVLPEGTEVLGVNLQEDGTMIVDVSEEFKNYEAADELKILESITHTLTQFENVSKVKLWINGHPQTEMPVNGTPIGEGYSRTNGINIADTDTLDLLESTAVTLYYPAEHGENRYYVPVTQHIEVAEDNDNEYSSIVQALIDGPGLNTNVVHVFNPDTILTNKPELNDGVLELVFSKDILQDSEQAVIADEVMETLVRTLTEQENIEAVDVKVEDVEQLVNENGEEYTEPVTKQAFTPTEKL, encoded by the coding sequence ATGCATAAGCGAGCAAAGCTTTTGATTGGAACGATTAGTATTTCGGTGATTCTATCTGGCTGTTTCAAGGGAGAACAATCGATGGAAGAGATGGACCCACCTCCAAATGCTGAGGCAGTTGATAATTTGGAAAATATATCAGAAGAAGATGCAGTGAATAAAGAAAATGAAGAAAATGTTAATGAAAAGGCAGATTCGGAGGAAACTGTTGCGAGGCAGCTGTACTTAATGGATGCAAATGGTATGGTAGCTCCGCAAACAATTGAATTGCCAAATACAAAACAAGTTGCACATCAGGTAGTAGAATATCTTGTAAAAGGTGGGCCGGTAACCGAGATGCTGCCAAATGGTTTTCAAGCTGTTTTGCCTGAGGGTACAGAGGTGCTTGGGGTCAATCTGCAAGAAGATGGCACAATGATTGTAGACGTTTCGGAGGAATTTAAAAACTATGAAGCTGCTGATGAGTTGAAAATATTAGAATCGATCACCCACACATTAACACAATTTGAAAATGTATCGAAAGTCAAACTTTGGATTAATGGGCATCCCCAAACGGAAATGCCGGTAAACGGCACGCCGATTGGCGAAGGTTATTCACGGACAAACGGTATTAACATTGCTGACACAGATACCTTAGATTTACTTGAAAGTACGGCGGTAACATTATACTATCCTGCAGAACACGGCGAGAATCGTTATTATGTACCAGTAACACAGCATATCGAAGTTGCAGAGGACAATGACAATGAATATAGTTCGATAGTCCAGGCGCTTATTGATGGACCAGGGTTAAATACGAATGTTGTTCATGTTTTTAACCCGGATACAATATTGACGAATAAGCCTGAATTAAATGATGGTGTACTGGAACTTGTTTTTAGCAAAGACATTTTACAAGATTCGGAGCAAGCAGTAATTGCTGATGAAGTAATGGAAACACTTGTAAGGACACTAACGGAACAAGAGAATATCGAGGCAGTTGATGTAAAGGTGGAAGATGTAGAGCAACTCGTTAATGAAAACGGGGAGGAATACACAGAGCCAGTAACGAAGCAGGCATTTACACCAACAGAAAAACTATAA
- the rph gene encoding ribonuclease PH, with amino-acid sequence MRNDQREVNNLRPITITKNYISHPEGSVLIEVGNTKVICNASIEDRVPPFMRGQGKGWITAEYAMLPRATAQRNIRESSKGKVSGRTMEIQRLIGRALRAVVDLDKIGERTVWVDCDVIQADGGTRTASITGAFIAVVLAFGKMLETKAISKMPVRDYLAAISVGVLPDGKEVLDLNYEEDFQAHVDMNIVMTGSGEFVEIQGTGEEATFSNKQLQAMLGLAEEGLQQIIEIQKGTIGELADRIGETNSVKK; translated from the coding sequence ATGAGAAATGATCAACGTGAAGTGAATAATTTGAGACCGATAACGATTACGAAAAACTATATAAGTCACCCTGAGGGCTCTGTCTTAATAGAGGTTGGAAATACAAAGGTAATTTGTAATGCCAGTATTGAAGACCGTGTTCCTCCATTTATGCGAGGGCAAGGCAAAGGATGGATTACTGCAGAGTATGCAATGCTGCCGCGAGCGACTGCTCAGCGAAATATTCGTGAATCGTCAAAAGGGAAAGTCAGTGGAAGAACGATGGAAATCCAGCGATTGATTGGCCGCGCTTTACGTGCAGTAGTCGATTTAGACAAAATCGGTGAACGAACCGTTTGGGTAGACTGTGATGTCATACAAGCGGATGGAGGTACACGAACAGCATCGATTACAGGAGCATTTATCGCAGTCGTTCTTGCGTTTGGCAAAATGCTAGAGACAAAGGCAATCTCTAAAATGCCAGTACGTGATTACTTAGCTGCAATTTCTGTGGGTGTTTTACCGGATGGTAAGGAAGTATTAGATTTGAATTATGAAGAAGACTTTCAAGCCCATGTCGATATGAATATTGTTATGACTGGTTCTGGTGAATTTGTAGAGATCCAAGGAACTGGGGAGGAAGCAACTTTTTCTAATAAACAGCTGCAGGCGATGTTGGGGCTTGCTGAAGAAGGATTACAGCAAATCATAGAAATTCAAAAGGGAACGATTGGTGAGCTGGCAGATCGAATTGGTGAAACAAATTCCGTGAAAAAATAG
- the sdhA gene encoding succinate dehydrogenase flavoprotein subunit: MNNRKVAIVGGGLAGLMATIKAAEAGVKVDVFSIVPVKRSHSVCAQGGINGAVNTKGEGDSPMIHFDDSIYGGDFLANQPPVKAMCEAAPGIIHMLDRMGVMFNRTPEGLLDFRRFGGTQHHRTAYAGATTGQQLLYALDEQVRRFEVEGLVTKYEGWEFVKAILDENGVSRGLVAQDIKTHEIKAFRSDATIFATGGPGIIFGKSTNSMINTGSAASILYQQGAKYANGEFIQIHPTAIPGDDKLRLMSESARGEGGRVWTYKDGEPWYFLEEKYPAYGNLVPRDIATREIFDVCVNQKLGINGENMVYLDLSHKDPKELDIKLGGIIEIYEKFVGEDPRKVPMKIFPAVHYSMGGLWVDYNQMTNIPGIFAAGECDYSQHGGNRLGANSLLSAIYGGMVAGPKAIEYLDKLDVHVEDLAEEMFSTYEKEEQEEFEELMRMEGTENAYQIHKELGEWMTDNVTVVRENAKLQKTDEKIKELLERWNNININDTSRWSNQGVMFTRQLKNMLHLARVITMGAYNRNESRGAHYKPEFPERNDEEWLKTTIAEFNKETESPEFSYEDVDISLIKPRKRDYTTKH, encoded by the coding sequence ATGAATAATCGTAAAGTCGCTATTGTCGGCGGTGGATTAGCAGGTTTAATGGCTACCATAAAAGCAGCCGAGGCAGGCGTAAAAGTAGATGTTTTTTCCATCGTTCCTGTTAAACGCTCTCACTCTGTGTGTGCTCAAGGTGGTATTAACGGTGCGGTTAATACGAAGGGAGAAGGGGACTCTCCAATGATTCACTTTGATGATAGTATTTATGGTGGAGATTTTCTTGCAAACCAGCCACCAGTGAAAGCTATGTGTGAGGCAGCGCCTGGAATTATACATATGCTCGACCGGATGGGAGTTATGTTTAATCGTACACCTGAGGGATTACTGGATTTTAGACGTTTTGGTGGCACACAGCACCATAGAACAGCATATGCAGGTGCAACAACAGGACAGCAGTTATTATATGCGCTCGATGAGCAAGTTCGTCGTTTTGAAGTGGAAGGTCTAGTTACGAAATACGAAGGCTGGGAGTTCGTAAAAGCTATTCTTGATGAGAATGGAGTTAGTCGAGGACTAGTTGCTCAGGATATTAAAACACATGAAATTAAAGCATTTCGATCTGATGCAACAATTTTTGCTACCGGCGGACCGGGTATTATATTTGGTAAGTCAACAAACTCCATGATTAATACAGGATCTGCAGCAAGTATTCTGTATCAACAGGGCGCTAAATACGCCAATGGTGAATTTATCCAAATTCATCCGACTGCAATCCCAGGGGATGATAAACTTCGCTTGATGAGTGAATCTGCTCGAGGTGAAGGTGGTCGGGTCTGGACATATAAAGACGGCGAACCATGGTATTTCTTGGAAGAAAAATATCCAGCATATGGAAATCTTGTACCACGTGATATTGCAACACGTGAAATTTTTGATGTATGTGTAAACCAAAAGCTCGGCATCAATGGAGAGAACATGGTTTACTTGGATCTGTCTCATAAAGATCCAAAGGAATTGGATATTAAATTAGGTGGAATTATTGAAATCTATGAGAAGTTTGTTGGGGAAGACCCCCGTAAAGTGCCAATGAAAATCTTCCCGGCAGTTCATTATTCCATGGGCGGTCTATGGGTTGACTATAATCAAATGACAAATATTCCAGGGATTTTTGCAGCAGGTGAATGTGATTATTCACAGCATGGTGGAAACCGGCTTGGTGCGAACTCATTGTTATCTGCAATTTACGGTGGAATGGTTGCTGGACCAAAAGCAATCGAATACCTTGATAAATTGGATGTCCATGTCGAGGATTTAGCGGAAGAGATGTTTTCCACATATGAAAAGGAAGAGCAGGAAGAATTTGAGGAACTTATGCGAATGGAAGGAACTGAAAATGCGTATCAAATTCATAAAGAGCTTGGTGAATGGATGACTGATAACGTAACAGTAGTTCGTGAGAATGCAAAGCTCCAAAAAACAGATGAGAAGATTAAAGAACTGCTTGAACGCTGGAATAATATTAATATTAACGATACTTCACGCTGGAGCAACCAAGGAGTTATGTTTACGCGTCAGTTGAAAAATATGCTCCATCTTGCGCGAGTAATTACGATGGGGGCATATAATCGTAATGAGAGCCGTGGTGCACATTATAAACCGGAATTTCCGGAGCGTAATGATGAAGAATGGTTAAAAACAACGATTGCTGAATTTAACAAAGAAACAGAGTCTCCAGAATTCAGCTATGAGGATGTTGATATTTCATTAATCAAGCCTCGTAAACGTGACTACACAACAAAACACTAA
- a CDS encoding thioesterase family protein, with the protein MKTVNYIENMDQWRSEFSFYIPIKVRFSETDMYGHVNNVSAFIYFEEARVDFLNSLGILNNLKSDEAIIVADLQCDYLQQMYFDERLKMYVKVATIGNTSFDVHYMGVKENKEIALTGRGRIVYINPKKGRPVPIPDEMKQLLAKQNRLPL; encoded by the coding sequence ATGAAAACAGTTAACTATATTGAAAATATGGATCAATGGCGTTCTGAGTTTAGTTTTTATATACCTATAAAAGTACGTTTTTCAGAGACGGATATGTATGGACATGTAAATAATGTTTCAGCGTTTATTTATTTCGAAGAAGCGCGGGTAGACTTTCTGAATTCACTCGGTATTCTCAACAATCTCAAGAGCGATGAAGCGATTATTGTAGCAGATCTGCAATGTGATTATTTGCAGCAAATGTACTTTGATGAACGTCTTAAAATGTATGTAAAAGTTGCAACAATTGGCAATACTTCCTTTGATGTGCATTATATGGGTGTAAAAGAAAACAAAGAAATTGCCTTAACTGGACGAGGACGAATCGTTTATATAAATCCCAAAAAAGGTCGTCCAGTTCCAATACCTGACGAAATGAAACAGCTTCTAGCCAAACAAAATCGACTTCCCCTATAA